A single Corynebacterium resistens DSM 45100 DNA region contains:
- a CDS encoding GTP-binding protein, with translation MSPTTRSDFRSTPVTILSGFLGSGKTTLLNDLLADAAGLADRRIAVVVNDFSEINIDATLIANQGHVERGEDRFVELTNGCICCTLREDLVESVGKLARSQEFDQIIIESTGISEPMPVAATFEWQWEDGTRLADIAPIDTMVTLVDATQFLAMMATKTKLTDRDLGAVEGDERTIADLLVDQVEFADKIYVTKSDLVSPQQYAATAELVRRMNPRGGVEKLVDGQVVDEQGESRPATTDILGANLYDEDTARAFQGYMDELTNPHTPETEEYGISSVIFRGERPLDRERLIAALRSTKGLVRSKGYCWISDHLDKVQVWHQAGPDLRIQPAAYWKGSGMTPGNEVVLIGVNFDAEAALRRFEEAMLTDEEAAAMLG, from the coding sequence ATGTCCCCAACCACGCGCTCTGATTTCCGATCCACGCCAGTCACGATCCTCTCCGGATTCCTCGGCTCTGGTAAAACAACGCTGCTGAATGACTTGCTGGCAGATGCCGCCGGCCTTGCCGATCGTCGCATTGCTGTGGTCGTCAACGATTTTTCTGAAATTAATATTGACGCCACGCTCATCGCGAACCAAGGCCACGTGGAACGCGGGGAAGACCGGTTCGTGGAATTGACGAATGGTTGCATTTGCTGCACTTTGCGTGAAGATCTCGTGGAATCCGTGGGTAAACTCGCCCGCTCGCAAGAGTTCGATCAGATAATCATTGAATCCACCGGTATTTCCGAACCCATGCCCGTTGCGGCCACATTCGAGTGGCAGTGGGAAGATGGCACGCGATTGGCGGATATAGCGCCGATCGACACAATGGTGACCTTGGTGGATGCCACGCAGTTCCTGGCAATGATGGCTACGAAAACCAAACTCACGGATCGCGATCTTGGCGCGGTGGAAGGCGATGAAAGGACGATCGCCGATCTGCTTGTTGATCAGGTGGAGTTTGCGGACAAGATTTATGTGACTAAATCAGATCTCGTTTCGCCGCAACAGTATGCCGCGACTGCCGAGTTGGTCCGTCGGATGAATCCGCGTGGTGGCGTCGAAAAGCTAGTAGATGGCCAAGTGGTAGATGAACAGGGCGAAAGCCGGCCAGCGACGACCGACATCCTAGGAGCGAATTTGTATGACGAGGATACGGCGCGTGCATTCCAGGGCTATATGGACGAGTTGACTAATCCGCATACGCCGGAAACGGAAGAATATGGGATCAGCTCGGTGATCTTCCGAGGAGAGCGGCCACTGGACCGTGAACGTCTGATCGCTGCGCTGCGGTCCACAAAGGGTTTGGTGCGCTCGAAGGGGTACTGCTGGATTTCTGATCATCTGGATAAGGTGCAGGTGTGGCATCAGGCAGGGCCGGATTTGCGGATTCAGCCGGCAGCATACTGGAAGGGGAGTGGGATGACTCCCGGCAATGAAGTTGTGCTGATTGGTGTGAATTTCGATGCGGAGGCGGCGCTGCGCCGATTTGAAGAGGCGATGCTAACGGATGAAGAAGCAGCGGCGATGCTGGGATAG
- a CDS encoding 3-isopropylmalate dehydrogenase, protein MKLAVIAGDGIGTEVTAEALKVLQALRDDVEITEYDLGARRYLAKGETLTEEDLASIKKHDAILLGAIGDPRSVPAGVLERGLLLPLRFKLDHAVNLRPSKLYPGASSPLKNPGEIDFVVVREGTEGLYAGNGGTLREGTDQEVACEVSQNTYYGVERVVRDAFERATTRRNKLTWVHKTNVLVNAGALWQRAIETVGAEYPGVEVDYCHIDAATIYMVTDPGRFDVICTDNLFGDILTDLAGAVTGGIGLAASGNIDPSRRFPSMFEPVHGSAPDIAGKGIADPCAAILSVALMLRHLGDDANAEAIEAAVLAEASSREGSQVKTAEVGDRIAAAVRG, encoded by the coding sequence ATGAAACTCGCTGTGATTGCTGGCGACGGTATCGGCACCGAAGTAACCGCGGAGGCGCTGAAAGTTCTGCAGGCATTGCGTGACGATGTCGAAATTACAGAGTACGACCTCGGTGCGCGCCGCTACCTCGCCAAAGGGGAGACCCTGACCGAGGAGGATTTGGCGTCAATTAAAAAACATGATGCCATCCTGCTGGGAGCAATCGGTGATCCGCGCAGCGTGCCGGCAGGCGTGCTGGAACGCGGGCTGCTGCTGCCGCTGCGATTTAAGCTGGACCATGCGGTGAATCTGCGGCCGTCGAAGTTGTATCCGGGCGCGAGTTCGCCACTGAAGAACCCGGGTGAGATTGATTTTGTAGTCGTGCGCGAGGGGACCGAGGGGTTGTATGCGGGCAACGGCGGAACACTTCGCGAGGGGACCGACCAAGAGGTTGCCTGCGAGGTGAGCCAGAACACTTACTACGGAGTGGAGCGTGTGGTTCGCGATGCTTTCGAGCGTGCGACAACACGGCGTAACAAGCTCACGTGGGTCCATAAGACGAATGTGCTGGTCAATGCAGGGGCGCTGTGGCAGCGTGCGATTGAGACTGTGGGGGCGGAATACCCTGGTGTGGAGGTGGATTACTGCCACATTGATGCAGCCACTATTTATATGGTCACCGATCCCGGCCGCTTTGATGTCATCTGCACCGATAATCTTTTCGGCGACATTCTCACGGATCTCGCCGGCGCAGTCACGGGCGGAATCGGCTTGGCTGCCAGCGGAAACATTGATCCCTCGCGCCGCTTCCCCTCGATGTTTGAGCCCGTCCACGGCTCTGCGCCCGATATTGCCGGCAAGGGAATTGCGGATCCGTGCGCAGCCATTTTGTCTGTGGCTTTGATGCTTCGCCATTTGGGGGATGACGCCAACGCCGAAGCCATCGAAGCCGCTGTTTTGGCGGAAGCTTCGAGTCGCGAAGGTTCTCAGGTGAAGACCGCGGAGGTGGGGGACCGCATTGCGGCAGCGGTGCGTGGCTAG
- a CDS encoding MFS transporter — MSKSPNDSSENHFSEGTAKAVSVSESSEVDDSRGYGPTHVEEERSKELAERSRDKPLGKDDVTVVDKPLVKKAVTAASLGNCMEWFDMGVFGFLAAGVTEQVFYGESDWARVGVFGTLALGFVIRPFGGIFFGFLGDKIGRQKVLAITMLLMSLGTFLIGCLPSYDSIGIWAAVGLLACRFLQSFSTGGEYAGATTFIAEYAPDRKRAFLGSWLDFGTYAGFALGSGFVTLLTATLGMEKMVEFGWRIPFWVALPMGMVGLYIRSKLEDSPAFKEEQEKSEKRQQANESSSRLKEIFTTHRRAFLVCLGLVVSFNVLVYVLTSYMPSYFTGVTEFSANRANMLVLYACVLIVASINMFGRLSDRVGRRVLILSAAIAQLVLAYPVFLLFRMDNLFAQVVGVTILGVILACFAAQQAASLPALFPTNVRFSALSIAFNIGICIFCGTIPLIADAAFTGLNGKVSDNISMMIPAFMLIGASVLCLVCLRFVNESALQPLEGSKVQVDDESEIEGILRESRDHHHRINGKKSHRGARLRRAVKRK, encoded by the coding sequence GTGTCTAAATCACCTAATGATAGTTCTGAAAACCATTTCTCAGAGGGGACAGCTAAGGCTGTCTCCGTTTCTGAGTCATCCGAAGTAGATGATTCACGGGGTTATGGCCCAACCCACGTCGAGGAGGAGCGTAGTAAGGAGCTTGCTGAACGCTCGCGGGATAAGCCCCTCGGTAAAGACGACGTCACTGTTGTTGATAAGCCACTTGTGAAGAAGGCCGTTACCGCAGCTTCGCTGGGTAACTGCATGGAGTGGTTCGACATGGGCGTGTTCGGTTTCCTTGCCGCTGGTGTGACCGAGCAAGTCTTCTACGGCGAAAGCGACTGGGCACGCGTTGGTGTGTTCGGAACTTTGGCGCTGGGGTTTGTGATCCGCCCCTTCGGTGGCATCTTCTTCGGTTTCCTAGGCGACAAGATTGGACGCCAAAAGGTGCTGGCCATCACGATGTTGCTGATGTCCTTGGGAACCTTCCTGATTGGTTGTCTGCCGAGCTACGACAGTATTGGCATTTGGGCGGCAGTCGGATTGCTTGCCTGCCGCTTCCTGCAAAGCTTCTCGACCGGCGGCGAATATGCAGGTGCTACCACCTTTATTGCCGAGTACGCACCAGATCGGAAACGCGCGTTCTTAGGTAGTTGGCTGGATTTTGGTACCTATGCGGGATTCGCGCTTGGATCGGGCTTCGTGACCTTGCTGACCGCAACCTTGGGCATGGAAAAGATGGTCGAATTCGGTTGGCGCATTCCATTCTGGGTTGCGCTACCCATGGGCATGGTTGGCCTCTACATTCGATCGAAACTCGAAGATAGCCCTGCTTTCAAGGAAGAACAGGAGAAATCGGAGAAGCGACAACAGGCCAACGAGTCCAGTTCTCGTCTGAAGGAAATCTTTACCACTCACCGCCGTGCTTTCCTTGTTTGTTTGGGCTTGGTTGTCAGCTTCAATGTCTTGGTTTACGTGCTTACCAGCTACATGCCGAGCTACTTCACTGGTGTCACCGAGTTCAGCGCCAATCGCGCGAACATGCTCGTGCTCTACGCCTGCGTGTTGATTGTGGCGAGTATCAACATGTTTGGTCGCCTTTCGGACCGCGTGGGGCGGCGAGTATTGATTCTCTCCGCGGCCATCGCGCAATTGGTGCTGGCCTATCCAGTGTTCTTGCTGTTCCGCATGGATAACCTGTTTGCGCAAGTAGTTGGCGTTACCATTTTGGGTGTCATTTTGGCCTGTTTCGCAGCGCAGCAAGCTGCATCACTGCCAGCGCTGTTCCCAACCAATGTCCGCTTTAGTGCGCTATCGATCGCGTTCAACATTGGTATCTGTATTTTCTGTGGCACGATTCCGCTGATTGCTGATGCTGCGTTCACGGGGCTTAACGGCAAGGTCTCCGACAATATCTCCATGATGATCCCAGCGTTCATGTTGATTGGCGCTTCAGTTCTGTGCTTGGTCTGCCTGCGCTTCGTTAATGAAAGCGCCCTTCAGCCACTGGAGGGATCCAAGGTACAGGTTGATGACGAAAGCGAGATCGAAGGAATTCTGCGTGAAAGCCGCGATCATCATCACCGCATCAATGGCAAGAAATCCCACCGCGGGGCACGGCTTCGCCGGGCGGTGAAGCGCAAGTAG
- the serA gene encoding phosphoglycerate dehydrogenase: MSQNTRPVVLIADKLAQSTVDALGDSVEVRWVDGPNRPELLKAVADADALLVRSATTVDAEVFEAAPKLQIVGRAGVGLDNVDIETATARGVMVANAPTSNIHSACEHAISLLLSTARQIPAADKTLRDGEWKRSSFKGVEILGKTVGIVGFGHIGQLFAQRLAAFETDIIAYDPYANPARAAQLGVELVELDELMGRSDFVTIHLPKTKETAGMFNAELLGKAKKGQIIINAARGGLVDEQALADAIKSGHIRGAGFDVYDSEPCTDSPLFELDEVVVTPHLGASTVEAQDRAGTDVAASVLRALAGDFVPDAVNVSGGKVSEEVALWLNLATNLGRVAGELLGAAPTAVNVTAKGELSTEKVDALGLAAMRGVFTGFIDEQVTFVNTPTIAEERGVQLEVGSHDESVTHRSVLEVQVVAADGNTATVTGALTGLERVEKIVRINDRGLDLRATGSNMFLVYLDQPGALGKVGSALGDAGINIDAAALSPNDGADTATLVLRVDREVPADLLENIKEDLSTTAAFQLDF; the protein is encoded by the coding sequence GTGAGCCAGAACACCCGTCCAGTAGTCCTCATTGCCGATAAGTTGGCGCAGTCCACCGTTGATGCGCTGGGAGATTCCGTAGAGGTGCGCTGGGTTGATGGACCCAACCGCCCAGAGTTGCTGAAAGCCGTGGCCGATGCAGACGCGCTGCTGGTGCGCTCCGCCACCACCGTTGATGCCGAGGTTTTTGAGGCCGCTCCGAAGCTGCAGATCGTTGGTCGCGCTGGAGTTGGCCTTGACAATGTAGACATTGAAACCGCCACCGCTCGCGGTGTGATGGTTGCTAACGCCCCTACTTCCAACATCCACTCTGCATGTGAGCACGCGATTTCCTTGCTGCTATCCACTGCTCGTCAGATTCCCGCAGCCGATAAGACCTTGCGTGACGGAGAATGGAAGCGTTCGTCCTTCAAGGGCGTAGAAATCCTAGGCAAGACCGTCGGCATCGTAGGTTTCGGCCACATCGGCCAGCTGTTTGCGCAGCGTTTGGCCGCGTTCGAGACGGACATTATTGCCTACGACCCTTACGCGAACCCTGCCCGTGCTGCACAGTTGGGTGTGGAGCTGGTGGAGTTGGATGAGCTGATGGGCCGCTCCGACTTCGTCACCATCCACCTGCCCAAAACCAAGGAAACCGCAGGCATGTTCAATGCAGAGCTGCTGGGCAAGGCAAAGAAGGGGCAGATCATCATCAACGCTGCCCGTGGCGGCCTCGTCGATGAGCAGGCGTTGGCCGATGCCATCAAGTCTGGTCACATTCGCGGTGCCGGCTTTGACGTCTACGATTCCGAACCATGCACTGATTCTCCGCTGTTTGAGTTGGATGAAGTTGTAGTGACGCCACACCTGGGCGCTTCTACCGTGGAGGCGCAGGATCGCGCTGGTACCGATGTTGCGGCATCTGTTCTGCGCGCCCTCGCCGGTGACTTCGTACCGGATGCCGTGAACGTGTCCGGCGGTAAAGTCAGCGAAGAAGTTGCTCTGTGGCTGAACCTCGCTACCAACTTGGGCCGTGTTGCCGGCGAGCTGCTAGGCGCCGCTCCAACCGCTGTGAACGTCACCGCCAAGGGCGAGCTATCCACTGAGAAGGTCGATGCTCTGGGATTGGCTGCGATGCGCGGTGTATTCACCGGCTTCATCGATGAGCAAGTCACTTTCGTGAATACTCCAACGATCGCGGAGGAGCGTGGTGTGCAGCTGGAGGTTGGCTCCCACGATGAGTCCGTAACCCACCGCTCCGTTCTGGAAGTACAGGTGGTTGCAGCGGATGGCAACACCGCCACTGTTACGGGTGCGTTGACTGGCTTGGAGCGCGTGGAGAAGATCGTTCGCATCAATGACCGCGGATTGGACCTTCGCGCTACTGGCTCCAATATGTTCCTCGTCTACTTGGACCAGCCTGGTGCGCTGGGCAAGGTGGGCTCTGCTCTGGGTGATGCTGGCATCAATATCGATGCTGCTGCACTATCGCCTAACGATGGGGCCGATACCGCGACGCTGGTGCTGCGCGTGGATCGCGAAGTACCGGCAGATCTGTTGGAAAACATCAAGGAAGATCTGAGTACTACTGCTGCGTTCCAGTTGGATTTCTAA
- a CDS encoding ABC transporter ATP-binding protein, translating into MTPSTDPLNPSGAEQSGASLPAYPSYPSTLTPQDPHSPVPAVRMHGLTKDFGGHIAVKNLTLDIPRGSFYGIVGPNGAGKTTAITMATGLLEPTAGNAWIAGHPMWGDATPSDVYAAKQSYGLLADGLPVFDRLTATEYLQYMGALRKLSQEDISQRSAELLAALDLTGTGKKKIVDFSAGMTKKILLAGALIHSPQVLLLDEPFEAVDPVSAQVIKEILKKFVAVGGTVVISSHVMELVEGLCSHVAIIAQGQVRAAGPLNEVRGGIPLVDRFVELVGARHLQEGSLQWLRGDSSAS; encoded by the coding sequence ATGACACCCTCCACTGATCCACTGAACCCCTCCGGCGCCGAGCAATCCGGCGCTTCCCTTCCCGCTTACCCTTCCTACCCCTCAACCCTCACTCCACAGGACCCGCACTCGCCCGTCCCCGCAGTCCGAATGCATGGTCTTACCAAGGACTTCGGCGGGCATATCGCGGTCAAAAACCTAACGCTAGACATTCCCCGCGGCAGTTTCTACGGAATCGTTGGCCCCAACGGAGCGGGCAAAACCACCGCGATTACCATGGCCACGGGCTTGCTCGAGCCAACTGCGGGGAACGCCTGGATCGCGGGTCACCCCATGTGGGGCGACGCCACGCCGTCCGATGTTTACGCCGCCAAGCAGTCTTATGGTCTGCTCGCCGATGGTTTGCCGGTGTTCGATAGGCTCACCGCCACGGAATACCTGCAATACATGGGTGCGCTCCGCAAACTGTCCCAAGAGGATATCTCCCAGCGCAGCGCTGAACTTCTAGCCGCTCTTGATCTGACAGGCACGGGCAAGAAGAAGATCGTAGATTTCTCGGCGGGCATGACGAAGAAGATCCTGCTGGCGGGAGCGCTCATCCACAGCCCGCAAGTATTGCTTTTGGATGAACCTTTCGAAGCCGTTGACCCGGTCTCTGCCCAGGTGATTAAGGAAATCTTGAAAAAGTTCGTTGCCGTGGGAGGCACTGTGGTGATCAGTTCCCACGTCATGGAGCTTGTGGAGGGCTTGTGCTCCCATGTGGCGATCATCGCACAGGGGCAGGTCCGTGCGGCGGGCCCGCTCAACGAAGTTCGTGGCGGGATCCCCTTGGTCGATCGGTTCGTCGAACTCGTTGGTGCCCGCCACCTGCAGGAGGGCTCATTGCAATGGCTACGCGGAGATTCCTCCGCGAGCTAG
- the ilvC gene encoding ketol-acid reductoisomerase translates to MAIDVFYDSDADLSLIQNRKVAIIGYGSQGHAHAQNLRDSGVEVVIGLREGSKSRAKAEEAGFTVKSNSEAAEWADIIMLLVPDTSQAKVFTEEIEPNLKDGDALFFGHGLNIHFGLIKPADNITVGMVAPKGPGHLVRRQFVDGKGVPCLIAIEQDPKGEGRDVALAYASAIGGGRAGVIPTTFEAETVTDLFGEQAVLCGGTEELVKVGFEVLVEAGYEPEMAYFECLHELKLIVDLMFEGGIKNMNYSVSDTAEFGGYLSGPRVIDAGTKERMKKILKDIQDGTFTKRLVANVEGGNKELEDLRASYNDHQIEKTGEKLRDLMSWVKVDARAETA, encoded by the coding sequence ATGGCTATTGATGTTTTCTACGATTCCGATGCGGACCTGTCCTTGATCCAAAACCGCAAGGTCGCGATCATTGGCTACGGATCACAGGGCCACGCACACGCCCAGAACCTCCGCGATTCCGGCGTTGAGGTCGTCATCGGCCTGCGCGAAGGATCCAAATCCCGTGCCAAGGCTGAAGAAGCGGGCTTCACCGTGAAATCCAACTCCGAGGCAGCTGAGTGGGCCGACATCATCATGCTGCTTGTGCCGGACACTTCACAGGCAAAGGTCTTCACGGAGGAGATCGAACCCAATCTCAAGGACGGCGATGCGCTGTTCTTCGGCCACGGCCTGAATATTCACTTCGGATTGATCAAGCCAGCGGACAATATCACCGTGGGCATGGTGGCTCCTAAGGGGCCGGGCCACTTGGTGCGCCGCCAGTTCGTGGACGGCAAGGGGGTTCCTTGCTTGATCGCCATCGAGCAGGATCCAAAGGGTGAAGGCCGCGATGTGGCGCTGGCCTATGCTTCGGCAATCGGCGGTGGCCGTGCGGGCGTCATCCCAACTACCTTCGAAGCAGAAACCGTAACCGACCTGTTCGGCGAGCAAGCCGTGCTGTGTGGCGGTACCGAAGAGCTGGTCAAGGTTGGCTTCGAGGTGCTGGTGGAAGCTGGCTACGAGCCGGAGATGGCGTACTTTGAGTGCTTGCACGAGTTGAAGTTGATCGTGGACCTGATGTTCGAAGGTGGCATCAAGAACATGAACTACTCCGTTTCCGATACGGCAGAGTTCGGTGGCTACCTCTCTGGCCCTCGCGTCATTGACGCTGGCACCAAGGAACGCATGAAGAAGATCCTGAAGGATATCCAGGATGGTACCTTCACCAAGCGACTGGTCGCGAACGTTGAAGGTGGAAACAAGGAGCTCGAGGATCTGCGCGCTTCCTACAATGATCACCAGATCGAAAAGACCGGTGAGAAGCTGCGCGATCTGATGAGCTGGGTGAAGGTAGACGCTCGCGCTGAAACCGCTTAG
- the ilvN gene encoding acetolactate synthase small subunit produces the protein MADVQTLSVLCEDVDGIVSRISGMFTRRAFNIISISSGRTEVEGVNRITIVVQGEEHIIEQITKQLNKLIPVLKVTRHDPNSIVSRSLLMVKVSADNSNRTQVVEAAKLFRAHVVDVGPESLIVECTGTPSKLQALLDVLEPFGIRELVESSLTAISRGPKAMYPARF, from the coding sequence ATGGCCGACGTTCAGACTCTTTCGGTCCTGTGTGAAGATGTGGACGGAATCGTCTCCCGAATCTCGGGCATGTTCACCCGCCGAGCATTTAACATCATTTCCATCAGTTCGGGTCGCACTGAAGTAGAGGGTGTCAACCGAATCACCATCGTTGTGCAAGGCGAAGAGCACATCATCGAGCAGATCACTAAACAGCTCAACAAACTCATTCCAGTGCTCAAGGTGACCCGCCACGATCCCAACAGCATTGTTTCGCGTAGCTTGCTGATGGTTAAGGTCTCCGCGGATAACTCCAACCGCACCCAGGTTGTGGAAGCGGCGAAACTTTTCCGCGCGCACGTGGTCGATGTGGGGCCTGAATCCCTCATTGTGGAATGCACCGGAACACCTTCGAAATTGCAGGCCCTACTCGATGTGCTGGAGCCGTTCGGTATCCGCGAGCTGGTGGAATCTAGCTTGACCGCGATTAGTCGCGGTCCTAAGGCGATGTACCCCGCACGTTTCTAA
- a CDS encoding acetolactate synthase large subunit: MTDSSRSQPSPAMLANLGPGKTAVAQPERMNGAQAIVRSLEELGTDVVFGLPGGAVLPLYEALYDSARLNHILVRHEQGAGHAATGYAQVTGRVGVCIATSGPGATNLVTPIADANMDSVPIVAITGQVGANLLGTDAFQEADIRGVTMPITKHNFMVTRPEDIPAAIAEAFHVASTGRPGAVLVDIPKDVQNAELDFVWPPSYELPGYRPVTTPHSRQIEEAVRLISEAAKPVLYIGGGVIKADAHAELKAFAEANDIPVVTTLMALGSFPDSHPLHMGMPGMHGSVPAVAALQRSDLLITIGARFDDRVTGHVESFAPEAKVIHADIDPAEIGKIREVEVPIVGDAREVLAALHSAMEALDLPKPDTTEWLRYLGHLVEEFPRGYEEQPSGKLAPQFVIETLSKIAGPEAIYAAGVGQHQMWAAQFVDYENPRTWLNSGGLGTMGYSVPAAMGAKAGAPDREVWAIDGDGCFQMTNQELVTCAVENLPIKVALINNGNLGMVRQWQTLFYDKRYSHTNLKPKETYLPDFLMLAESMGCAAFRVTKPEDVEPTIRKAQEINDRPVVIDFIVGEDAQVWPMVAAGTSNEEIQYARDLRPLFDEEESAAEDPAQIHDVIQEGEQN, from the coding sequence GTGACTGACTCATCACGCTCTCAACCAAGTCCAGCCATGCTGGCGAACCTCGGCCCAGGGAAAACAGCCGTGGCTCAGCCAGAGCGAATGAATGGCGCACAGGCCATTGTGCGTTCGCTTGAAGAGCTCGGAACTGATGTCGTTTTCGGTCTGCCGGGTGGCGCCGTCCTTCCGCTTTATGAGGCCCTCTACGATTCTGCTCGGCTAAACCATATTTTGGTGCGTCATGAGCAGGGGGCTGGCCATGCTGCCACGGGATACGCCCAAGTCACTGGTCGGGTAGGAGTGTGCATCGCTACTTCTGGCCCAGGGGCGACCAACCTGGTGACACCTATTGCTGATGCCAACATGGACTCTGTACCCATCGTTGCCATCACCGGCCAAGTGGGCGCTAACCTTCTGGGCACGGATGCCTTTCAAGAGGCGGATATCCGTGGTGTGACGATGCCCATCACCAAGCACAACTTCATGGTGACCCGTCCGGAAGACATCCCAGCAGCAATCGCCGAGGCATTCCATGTGGCAAGCACTGGCCGACCCGGGGCGGTTCTGGTGGATATCCCCAAGGATGTTCAGAATGCTGAGCTCGATTTTGTTTGGCCACCCAGTTATGAGCTGCCAGGCTATCGACCAGTGACTACTCCACATAGTCGTCAGATCGAGGAAGCGGTTCGGCTGATCAGCGAAGCGGCAAAGCCTGTGCTGTACATCGGTGGTGGCGTGATCAAGGCTGATGCGCACGCGGAGCTCAAAGCCTTTGCGGAAGCTAATGATATCCCGGTGGTGACCACGCTCATGGCGCTGGGATCCTTCCCGGATTCTCACCCGTTACACATGGGAATGCCTGGTATGCACGGCAGTGTTCCAGCCGTGGCGGCCCTGCAGCGGTCAGATCTGCTCATCACTATCGGCGCGCGGTTCGATGACCGGGTAACTGGTCACGTTGAAAGCTTTGCGCCAGAAGCCAAGGTGATTCATGCAGATATTGATCCTGCAGAAATTGGCAAAATTCGTGAGGTAGAGGTTCCGATTGTCGGCGATGCCCGGGAAGTTCTGGCTGCATTGCACTCGGCTATGGAAGCGCTGGACCTGCCAAAGCCTGACACGACTGAATGGCTGCGCTACTTGGGGCACTTGGTGGAGGAGTTTCCTCGCGGGTACGAGGAACAACCCAGTGGCAAGTTGGCGCCTCAGTTTGTCATTGAAACTCTGTCCAAGATCGCTGGACCCGAGGCCATTTACGCCGCAGGTGTGGGGCAGCACCAAATGTGGGCAGCGCAGTTCGTGGATTACGAAAATCCGCGTACGTGGCTGAACTCCGGCGGTCTAGGGACGATGGGCTACTCCGTGCCAGCGGCCATGGGGGCCAAGGCGGGCGCACCTGATCGGGAAGTCTGGGCAATCGATGGTGACGGTTGTTTCCAAATGACGAACCAAGAACTAGTGACTTGTGCGGTAGAAAATCTGCCCATCAAGGTCGCTCTCATCAACAATGGCAACCTTGGCATGGTGCGTCAATGGCAAACCCTGTTTTATGACAAGCGCTATTCACATACCAACCTCAAGCCAAAGGAAACCTACCTGCCGGACTTCCTGATGCTTGCAGAATCCATGGGCTGTGCCGCGTTCAGGGTAACCAAGCCTGAAGATGTAGAGCCCACGATCCGGAAGGCACAGGAAATTAATGACCGCCCGGTGGTCATTGATTTCATTGTCGGTGAAGATGCGCAGGTCTGGCCGATGGTCGCAGCAGGCACTTCCAATGAAGAAATCCAGTATGCCCGCGATCTTCGCCCACTGTTTGATGAGGAAGAATCCGCTGCCGAGGATCCTGCGCAGATCCACGACGTAATCCAAGAAGGGGAGCAGAACTAA